gtgtgTCAGTCATGtaagtttggtggcactcgtcatgtCATCCTTTATTGGTTATTTttcaatatggaaaatattcAAGTCGAGAGTCATATTCTCAAAAGAGAGCTTCATTAGACCATTCCAGCAATTAATAAAAGCGTTAGCAGTAGCGAGAAAATGTCTACCTAAAATTAAGGGATTTTAGAATTAGAGTCAACAAGAGATTTAGTGTCAaggattaagaaatcaacaggataataaaatttgtcaatttgGATAAAAACATCCTCAATTATCCCTCttggtttcttaactgaacgatcagccaatcAACAGAAGTTAGCTTGATTTCACctaaaccaagctgcaaataaatggaataaggcatgaAATTAACcttagctcctaaatctagcaaggcttgcctaGGCTGGTTGGAAAATCtagatccttgtacttaggaggaattcactattcaattaaagcactaacttgctctgtcaaaaatgttgtcttcttaacatggtgcttcctcttaactgtacacaaatttttgagaacttttgcataagtaggaacttgtttaataatatgcaaaagagaaggttaatctttacctgcctgaggttctccaagatttcattactagaatccaaagttcgcataccagattttaaagcatgaggaaatggtaccttaactgagcTCTTGATTACCTCAGCTTCCTTTGGCAACTCGATACTATTATTGCTTTGTTCCTTTTCAACATCTTCTgacttatcagttgttgggatatGTAaagacttaccacttcttgtcacaatggcattgacATCTTTCAAATTTCCTTGTGCCATATGTTGACCTTGGGGTGTGAATTGAGATTGAGAAGGGAACTtaccacgctcattcacactcaagtaACTCATCATCTTGAATACATGGCTCTTTATCTCATTGTTTTCTTCAAAAACCTtcataatcaaatattcaaacttttgattagtgtTACcatgtgcctcaataaaagcatgcaaagtatCTTTTAAGGAgttcctagaagatgaaggtgcaggatatgatctaggggttGTGCAGACtactggttttcagacttccaatTAAAATTGgagtgattacgccacccagaATTGTAGGTACCAGAGAAAGGTACAACAAtcttcatgtacatacctaaggcattacattgttcctcatacatccctctcatctcagcaaatgtgggacactcttgggttAGGTGATCTATcccgccacacacaaaacatggtctaaAAGACtatgcatgattagccacgtgtgttggctttaagtccttagtctttaaAACCTCTAACttcctagtgagcatctcaaccttagcttttAGATGATCATCTTCCCTGAGATaataaattccaccaccatttaggtttcttATAGGtcatgacctatttgtgctcttagTAGCACTAAATCCAGTcaaagtgtgagctttttcagcaagctcattgagatATTCTATGGtctcatcaggatctttttgtaaaaactcatcattacacatcATCTTCACAAATTGGCACTCTCTAGGTGTAACtctctcataaaaatagctcactaagcgccaattctcatacccatggtgatgacacatactcaatagctccttaaatctctcccaagaatgatacaaagtctcactgtccttttgtgcaAATGTGGAGATTCGTCTTTTTAaaacattggtcttatgttggggaaagtactTATTAAAGTAAActtgagtcatctcattccatgacccaatagatcatgGTCTCAGtaagtatagccaactcttagctctatctttcaaagagaaatgaaagaatttaagtctcacaatatcatcagttgcattttgagtcttgactatgaaaagtcgcaactacttcctcaaactccctaatgtgcacatatggattttcattttttaagacATGAAAAGttgggagtaactgtatcatccctattttaaaatctagttggCGAGTATTAGCTGGAAATATAATGCATAATGGAGTGACTGTGGGTgcagggtggaggtaatcctgattACCTCACTCATTGCCtcagaattagaaaaattatcaaacaaatgattagaaaaattagactctGACTTTGACTCTTACACAgttctacaagcaaaccgacccaaagcatctctatacctgtgcatgcaaggtagagaaaaatgcaacactaaaaagaaacaaaaatataaaaagaaagaaaataaaataaagatgcaacaAGCTAAAAGAGGAAACGAAGTTACCGTCTTTAAAaactattgaaaagaaaaactatctagcAATTCTTCCACTATCTCTCCTGCAAcagtgccaaaatttgattacgcccaaagaataacgcggtagttgtagcccAGTTTTggagtgtcgattccacagggagacaaattaaaagaatagcagaaggagcaaagaaactaaagaaaactattaaataattaatggagaacaaagattaattttaaatgtaaattaaagtgaaataaagtgattaaaggaaaaagtactctcaaatttgacaaatagTAGAGCGTCAGGAATCTCTTGCACAAATCCagtattttcattatttttaatttattggataactcaattaggaattcaattcccgaaatttccaatcggaaggtatatatttataaaacaaaattaagcCAAATGTAACATTTTGAAAAACCATTCATCACTTTTAAAACACATAAATTATTAgctctattgagaaaatccaacgacgacaatatactcagggagcgatattacagcaaagaactaaatcaatatagataaataattgattcaaatataatcaaagaattaATCCAtccaatagaaaaagcatgactaaatccataaacagactaaattttatgattattcggagaagaaaacatcaacaatgaattgagaatgataaaacaaaataattttaataattgaaaatcaaatacataaattaaaaataacatctaatgtgcaagatcatccctagccctacttgagaatttagttacccataaatataatggataacaaaaatctccagaaaaaattgaagttgtgacacccccaaattccaacgcacgaacacggggaaatcgagacgtccggatgatgatatcacgggtcaccatcctatcgacgagtgtcaagtgtgtgtacaagcaacaaatgtgcacgaagaaacacgcagtggatagcaaagtcataaactaagtaccagagttttcattgtttaatacaaaactgttcaaaacatacataataaaatattacaaatcacaaatattgtttcaaagccgactataaagcataactccaactcagaactctggcggagctgcatccttgGTCTCAGCCTCATCCTCcttgaactctgcaccaaaatctacggtaccaaaaatggtgccgtaggtaagtaaaatccagacactactagataaaaacatattaactcaaacaacatgcatgaaagaaaagccaatgtaCATGACTCGTAAAACCATatattttccacgcacgccaaaaataccgtttggcccaaaaacatattactttctaactcacgccaaaagtcttatttggcccaaatccaactcatatccaATAACCAATTAACCCGTATGTACCATGagctcccctaggggtcatccgcacaccttggctcctgtgccacaccacgggtaacgaccactcgagtgacacctaaacgagcgatgcccagttccgcgccccacgcgttcgtagccaagcatcctctagccctcgccagcgaagggctacggagtcggtacgagagcgttaccatcccgctcgctcccgttgtcgcctagTGATAACCCAGAGGAcatcacttagtatattacgctcccgagtgaacataggagctccaccgagataataccccatctcggcttggggtcgtgatacacacgcacccgaaaatccatttacgccaataaaacaggattttctcaaataaataaaatgcacgtgcatgcaccatgtaaatgcaaatcTCAAGgtacaaaacaaacaaccaaccacaaatcaacaaatcaagcaactctgtcctcaatccatccgacccctgaactcctcggactcagtcctgaATCAACccaccaacagataaataaatattgtaagagaaaaatatatttaaatctaaaagtagagtttggaaaatacttacagcgctatatggtatttttcgaaagctcgcggcattgcaaacgacggagaaaaagcaacgtaacagtgtattttacactgtggccgtgggtaataaattacccactttcaaacgagGACAAaacaagacacgaaattgatagggaatagccttgagatgtttatgaagctaaaagaagtgagttttggccgtgggtggcggtggaaatgacagtagaaggccaaaaatgggttgAACGGAgatgagcttgtgggagctgctccggcaatggatcggggccgaaattgggtgggttaggacggtaagaggtagaggaagaagctgtgaaaaggtggtggccagaggtggagcaacggcgccgaaaacggcaaaaagccgtgcggcttagagGTACTCTAGGTGGTGATCGGCCGACCAAATGGAGGTGGAAATTGGTGGaggtgatcaccggccggaggggaagattttggtgggggtggtgttggccacgtTGGCTGGATGGCAGCGGTCTGGGTTGGTCAacgggcggcgacgggaagaaaggaaagaagcagcgcgcggggagagagagaggaagaagaaagaaagaagaagaaaaggaaagaaaaagaaaatagaaaaagaaaaagggaaaaagaaaatatgagggaaataaatgaggtccagtcctcactccggaaactaaaaactgatccgccaaaaacgattttaaaagcataaaacgactaaaataaattaaccacaacatcaaataaattaaaatcaatttaaaatacaataatttaaaataaaagaactattatattaattaaattaaaaacaactccttcagtgaaaatacacgtaaaagcgggtcatcacagaagTGAACGGCGACCATGGaaatgattttctcctctctttaaatttgtctcttgtgcctctttttctcttctatttcgtgctaatgatatgcttatataaggtgggaaagaaaccctaatgtcttcataatttcttcataaaaaaattgcctaaattttaggactcatcttgACAGCCACGTACGTGCTTCAgaagttcgaatttggaaatccttattagagacaaacttatagccctttaagatagcattctaatgcattaagaatcACATCAATCCTATGTTTGAGTAAAAGTTAtagtcaaaatactaaagtatatCCAGATTGTCTCCTagaaaattttggatttgaacttcttgtagtttccttttgtgatttttttttcttttttttcttgatccaaattgctctcaaaccccatggagctcctcctttgaatttgactgggctttgatttgctcttttataaactctgaaattaaacaaaaaaaactatttagaagtatcccaacgtaaatagaaacgcAATTCacgaatacacattaattcctgtgatttctattcatattttagaattttttttcaataatagggtatttagagtgtacTTTCGCGCACTCATCAACCACCGTCTGAGAGGAAATGAATAAAGGCCTTGCCGCATGActctcttcttcattttttttttttcaaaattgccCTACATCCCATAAGCAAATTAAAATGTTATCATCATGAGAGGGATAAAATTGGGGTATTGATTCTGATGTGGCTTAACACCTGCATTGTGATTCTTTTTAAGTGTATAATTCATAATTAATCAATTGACTTGAGTATCCTAATTtactgcataattaagtgcttaactactttttggttaaataatttattgacTTAAATAGGTTAATCGTGCAATTTTAACACTTCATCACACCCTCCCAACTAGATCTTTGCTAGTCTCTagcaaaaagagtgaaagaaaaattcttagcTTTCATTGAACatgattgaaataaaaaatatatgctaTAAACTAGAGATTATTGTCAAAATGGGTATTGAAACTAAAACAAATCAGATTAAAGTTTTTGTAAAAACTCATGACACATTCAACACCCAAGTAGGAAAAATATGTAGAAAATTGTAGCTCACTAAGTGCAGCAAGTGTGTGGTAAGATTACCAAGGTTGACTAACATTTCGTTATATCTTTACCAATATTAGCAGCTTGTCAAGAAGAATCACAAGTGATCTTACTCtatttcaaaaccattgtaatctctgcttcttttctcttttgtatatttttttttctgttttcctaAGGTGAGTCAGACATATGAATGTGTGCCTACCCACTCTTTTACAAATAAACTCTTACCACTAGGTTGTCGCACCTCTTAGTTTTCTAGGGGAATCAAACCTTTGAATGTGTGCCTACCCACACTTCCACAAATTGGCCCTTACCACTAGACTACCTAAATgatgtgttttgttttgttttgttttgtttatatatatatattgttctcTTCTTTGAGACATGGTTCATTAGAGTTCTTGTTTGCTGCAATATTAAGCTCGACTTACTGAAACAGAAAGGCAACCAATGTATTTAGTTTGTGTACAGTCAAATATAGCAATCGGCTACTTCATTTCCCTTTCCCAAgtgattgaatataaaatattaacttCTATCTTGAGCTAAAATCTGAACCATTTGGGGTTACCGCAACCCATAATTCCATCACTCCTTTCCCAAGCATAGAAGTTTGAAAAcaacaattataaaatttagccaagaagtTTCATAAAAGTGAACACTGAAATCCATCAAACTAGAGGAGGGACACACAACAAACACCTAGCATGTGAAAGAGAAATCAAATTCTCCACCCCCCCAACTGGAAATGAGTATTGTccttaatgaaaaaatatatatatgtcaaaagaATAACAAAAGAGCGataatgaaggaaaaagaaaaggtaccTGGTCTGAGAAGGAAAAGATAACAAGAGGAGAACAATGAAAGCTAGAGGAGAGAAAGCATACATGCAGCAACTAAAaagcaaaattgaaaaatgctagaaagaaatgaaataaaatgatagaCAAGTCAAACATCAGGGCTCGGCTAGAGGGTCAAGGTCCAATAAATGGATAGTGGTATCCTCTGGTGAAAAATTGTCAAGGAAAGGTTTGAGCCACTGTCCATTAACCATAAAGATATTACCATTGTGTGGATTGAGGATTTCAACGGCCCCATGAGGAAATGCTGTCTGAACAATATACAGACCACTCCATTTGGATCGTAGTTTACTGGCAAACACATGGAGCCTAGAGTTGTATAGGAGAACCTTTTGATTGGGGAGAAAACTCTTTCTCAGGATGTGCTTATCATGGAAGGCCTTAGTTTTCTCTTTGTAAAGTTTGGCATTAACGTAGGCATTGCGTCTCAACTCTTCTAATTTATTCAGCTCCAATTTCCTTAAAACACCAGAATTGTTAGTAGAAAAATTAAAGTGTTTGAAAGCCCAATAAACTTTGTGTTCTAGCTCAATAAGGAGATAGCATGCTTTACCGTAAACCAAATGATAGGGAGACATGCCTAGGacagttttaaaagctgtcctataagtcAATAAAGTGTCCGAAAGcctcaaagaccaatctttcctatttgggttgactgttttttcaagaatggctTTGATTTCGTAGTTGGCCAACATAGCTTGGctattggtttgaggatgataagaaGTTGAAATTTTATGATGgaccccatattttttcattaatgcTGCAAATGATTTATTGCAAAAGTGGGAACCTCCAGCACTAATTAAAGCCCTTGGTATCCCAAACCGAGTGAAAATGATGTCTTTTAAAAATTTCGATACCAACCAATGGTCGTTGGTCCTACATGGTATTGCCTCGACCCATttagaaacatagtccacaACTATAATAATGTAAAGATACCAAAAGAGGACAAAAAATGACCCAAAAAATCAAccccccaacaataaaaaatttctaatgcTAAGATGGGTTATAAGGGCATCATGTTTTTACGGGTGATTCCACCTAACTTTTGGCATGgttcacatgctttacaaaaattataagcctCCTTGAAAATATGGGGCCAATAATAATCACATTACAAGATTTTAGCCACTGTTTTCTTAGTTAAA
This genomic window from Carya illinoinensis cultivar Pawnee chromosome 7, C.illinoinensisPawnee_v1, whole genome shotgun sequence contains:
- the LOC122316270 gene encoding uncharacterized protein LOC122316270 — its product is MSPYHLVYGKACYLLIELEHKVYWAFKHFNFSTNNSGVLRKLELNKLEELRRNAYVNAKLYKEKTKAFHDKHILRKSFLPNQKVLLYNSRLHVFASKLRSKWSGLYIVQTAFPHGAVEILNPHNGNIFMVNGQWLKPFLDNFSPEDTTIHLLDLDPLAEP